TGGCCTCTTCCTGGATCATGCGCAGGATCGAGAGCGCGGAGGACTGCACGCTGCGGATATGGCCGGTGCCGCGGCAGCGCGGGCAGATCAGGCTGGAGGACTCGCCGAGCGACGGACGCAGGCGCTGGCGCGACATCTCGAGCAGTCCGAAACGCGAGATGCGGCCGACCTGGGTGCGGGCGCGGTCCACCTTGAGCGATTCGAACATGCGGTTTTCCACTTCGCGGCGGTTGCGCTCGGGCGTCATGTCGATGAAGTCGATGACGATCAGGCCGCCCAGGTCGCGCAGGCGCAGCTGACGGGCGATTTCTTCCGCCGCTTCCAGGTTGGTGTTGAACGCGGTCTCCTCGATGTCGGCGCCCTTGGTGGCGCGCGCCGAGTTCACGTCGATCGTCACCAAGGCTTCGGTCTTGTCGAACACGATCGCGCCACCCGATTCCAGGCGCACCTCGCGCGAGAACGCCGACTCGATCTGATGCTCGATCTGGTAGCGCGAGAACATCGGCGTCTCGTCCTTGTACAGCTTGAGCTTGTCGATGAATTGCGGCGCCACCTGTTGCATGAATTTGATCATGCGCTCGTGGATCTCCGGGTTGTCCACCAGCACCTCGCCGATATCGGTCTTGAGGTAATCACGCGTGGCGCGCACCACCAGGTTGCTTTCCTGGTAGATCAGGAAAGCCGCGGCGCGCTCTTGCGAAGCCTTGTAGATGGCGTCCCACAGGTTGATCAGGTAGTCGAGGTCCCACTGCAGTTCCTCGGCCGAACGGCCGATGCCGGCGGTACGGGCGATGACGGAGTAGTCGTCCGGCAGCTTGAGCTGGGACATGGCCTCGCGCAGCTCGGCGCGTTCCTCGCCCTCAATGCGGCGCGAGATGCCGCCGCCCTTGGGGTTGTTGGGCATGAGCACCAGGTAGCGGCCGGCGAGGCTGACGAAGGTGGTGAGCGCCGCACCCTTGGTGCCGCGCTCTTCCTTGTCCACCTGCACCAGCAGTTCCTGGCCTTCGCGGATGACGTCCTTGATGCGCACCTGGCTCATCGGGGTGCGTTCGTTGAAACCCTGGAAGTAAATGCGGGAGATTTCCTTGAGCGGCAGGAAGCCCTGGCGCTCGGAACCGTAGTCCACGAAGGCGGCTTCCAGACTCGGTTCCACGCGGGTGACCTTGCCCTTGTAGATGTTTCCCTTTTTCTGCTGGTAGGTCGAGGATTCGATGTCGAGGTCGAGCAGTTTCTGGCCGTCGACAACGGCCAACCGCAACTCCTCGGGGTGAGTTGCGTTAAACAGGATGCGCTTCATTGTTGATATATGTCCCCGACGCCCGGTTTGGCGCGCGGTTCCGCCCGCGCTGTGGTTTCAGCGCGACATGACGGAACGTCGTCCTGCCGACAGGGTGACAGAGGCCTTGGTGCAGGTTAGCGGCCTTCTGTTTTGGTCCCGCGCATCATGAAAAGGCGCAGGATGTACAATTCAGACTTTAAATTACGCCGTGAACAGGTTTTGGCTGTCCCACGCGTCGTCTGCCTGTGTGTGTCGGCAGGTGCTCGCCTATAGGAGCGTCTAATCCATACGTCTCTACATAAAGTAGGGGAGAGACGTGTTACCCTTTTTGGGCTCTGGCCGCGTTTAGGTGTCTGGCTACCGGCGCTGCGCCGGGGGCAACGGTGCGGTAGAGCCCGCGCCGGCTTTTACCTGGCGCGAAAATCCGTTGCGTTTCGTGTACTTGTGTAAAATTCCAAAGAATTTACTAAAAGTACACATAGGCACTATAGCAAACCAATTGACTTCCCAGCAATCTGTTATTATCGCCCCGGCATGAAACCGGCCGTAGACCCCGCCACTCCCGCCGTCCGTTATGTTGAAATCGATGAATCCCGTGCCGGCCAGCGGCTCGACAATTTCCTGATCGCCACCCTCAAGGGCGTCCCCAAAAGCCATATTTACCGCATTTTGCGCAAGGGCGAGGTGCGAGTTAACAAGGGCCGGGCGCGCCCGGACTATCGTCTGGAGGCGGGGGATGTGGTGCGGATACCGCCCCTGCGACAATCGCCCCCCAAGCTGGACTCAGCCGAGGCCGCAGAAGGCTTTGCCTGGCTGCTACCGCGCATCCTGTATGAAGACGATGACCTGATGGTGGTGAACAAGCCGGCCGGCCTGGCGGTGCACGCCGGCAGCGGCGTTGCCGTGGGGCTGATCGAGGCGCTGCGCGGGCTGCGGCCGGAGGCGCCGTTCCTCGACCTGGCTCACCGCCTGGACCGGGACACCTCCGGCTGCCTGCTGCTGGCCAAGACCCGCCCGGCGTTGCTGGCGCTGCATCGCCTGTTGCGCGAGGGCGATATGGAAAAACGCTACCTCGCCCTGGTCGCCGGGACTTGGCGCGGCGGCCAGCGCGAGGTGGACGTGGCGCTGGAAAAAAACCGGCCCCGGTCAGGCGAGCGCATGGTGGAGGTGTCCGAGACCGGCAAGCAGGCGACCAGTCTGTTCGTGCCGCACCAGCGATATGGCTCCGCCACGCTCATGGAGATCCGGCTGCTCACCGGCCGCACCCACCAGGCGCGGGTGCATGCGGCGCACCTGGGCCACCCGATCGCCGGTGACGACAAGTACGGCGATCGCGAATTCAACCGCCGCCTGCACAAGCTGGGGCTGCGGCGCCTGTTTCTGCACGCCGCGCGCCTGCGGTTCGCGCACCCGGTGAGCGGAGATAAAATGGATCTGGAGGCTCCGCTTCCGGATGAACTTTCCGGGGTGCTGGCAAAACTTTGATTTTGAACCGCCTTGGCGCCTTGGCGGTTAAATTTCTTTTTGTTAGATATTATGAAACCAAGGCATGAACTGATTATTTTCGACTGGGATGGAACCCTCATGGATTCCATCGCCAAGATCGTGCGCTGTTTCACGGCGGCGGTGGACGATGTCGGCCTGCCGCAACCGGGCGAGGACGCCACGCGCCATATCATCGGTCTCGGACTGGCCGAGGCGGTGGCGACGCTGCTGCCGCAGGCGGACGAGGTCGCGCGCACGCAGGTGGTGGAGCGCTATCGCGAGCATTTTCTGCATATCGATCAGACCCACATGCCGCTGTTTCCCGGCGTGCGCGAGGGGCTGGAGTCGCTCGCGGCGCAGGGTTATCTGCTCGCGGTCGCGACCGGCAAGGCGCGCCGCGGGCTGGAGCGTGTGTTGCGCGACACCGGCACGACGCATCTGTTCGTGGCCACGCGCTGTGCCGACGAGGCGTTTTCCAAACCGCATCCGCGCATGCTCGAGGACATTCTCGATCAGACCGGTTTCAATGCCGGGCAGGCTCTGATGGTGGGGGATACCACCTATGACATGCAGATGGCGCGCCATGCCGGCATGGACGGTCTGGCCGTCACCTATGGCGTGCACGGCCGCGAGCTGCTGGCGGAACACGGTCCGCTGGCCTGTCTGGATTCCTTCAGCGAGGTTTATGCGTGGCTGCAACAGGCAAGCCGTCCATCATCTGCCGCAGCCGCGAACTCGTAGATCGTGGGCGCGGGATACGCTTTACGGTGCGCCGCCGTGGCGAGACGACCCCGGCGTTCGTCGTCCGCTTCGATGGCGCGGCGCACGCTTATGTCAACCGCTGCGCGCACCGGTCACTGGAGCTCGACTGGATTGAAGGTGACTTCTTCGATGCCTTTGGCGAGCATCTGTTGTGCGCCACGCACGGCGCGCGTTACGCCCCCGCCAGCGGTGCCTGCGTGGGCGGACCCTGCGGCGGCGCCGGGCTGGTAAAGCTGGCGGTCCGCGAGGAAAACGGTGACGTCCTCCTGGAACCGGGGGATGATATACACTTGATCGATCCAGAAGCAGTTACATAGGTTATTTCCATGACAGACGATACCGATTCCACCGTTCCGCCCGGCGCCGCCGGCCGTTCCCCGCGCTGGGAGCGCGATCTGCTCGAGCGCCTGGCGTTTGCCGCCGTCACCGAACAGCGCCGCGCGCGGCGCTGGGGCATTTTCTTCAAGCTGTTCTTCGCCGCCTACCTGGTGCTGATTCTGGTGCTGGCGCAGTCGGACAGCTGGAGCGGCAAGTCGCTGGCGACCAGCCACACGGCCCTGATCGACATCGAAGGCGTGATCAGCGCCGACAGCCTGGCGAACGCCGACAACGTCATTTCCGGTTTACGCGCGGCGTATGAGAACAAGTCGACGCAGGGGATCGTGATACGCGCCAACAGCCCCGGCGGCAGCCCGGTGCAGGCGGGTTATATCAACGACGAGATCAAACGCCTGCGGGCCAAGTATCCGAAGATCCCCCTGTATGCCGTGATCGGCGACATGTGCGCTTCCGGTTGTTACTACGTGGTCGCGGCCGCCGACAAGATCTATGCCGACAAGGCCAGCATCGTCGGCTCCATTGGCGTACTGATGAACGGTTTCGGATTCGTGGACACCATGAAGAAAGTCGGCGTGGAACGCCGGCTCATGACGGCGGGTGAGCACAAGGGTTTTCTCGATCCGTTCGGGCCGGTGAAACCGGCGGAAGCGAAACTCGCCCAGCAGATGCTGGACGAAATTCATCGGCAATTTATCGAAACGGTGCGCCAGGGACGCGGCAAGGCACTGAAAGAGACCAAGGACATGTTCTCGGGGCTCTTCTGGACCGGCGAGGAGGCGATCAAGCTGGGGTTGGTGGACAGCCTCGGCGGCGCCAGTTACGTCGCGCGCGAGGTGATCGGCGCGGAAGATATTGTCGACTATACCTATCGCGAAAACGTCTTCGACCGTTTCGCGCGGCGTCTCGGCACCGCCATGGCACAGACCATCGGCACCGATCTCCTCAGCCGCACCCCAAGCTTAAGATAGGTTAACCACCAAGACGCCAAGAGCGCCAAGAGATTGCAAATTTAATCTTGCTTTTCTTGGCGTCCTTGGCGCCTTGGCGGTTCAAATTATTTTTATCCCTTCGTTTTCGAGCATCCGCACCAGTCGGATGAGCGGCAGGCCGATCAGCGTATTCGGGTCGTCGCCCTCGAATTTTTCCAGCAATGCAATTCCCAGCCCTTCTGACTTGACGCTGCCGGAGCAGGAGTAGGGCTGTTCCTTGTGCAGATAGGCTTCTATCTGTGCGTCCGTCAACGCGCGGAATGTCACGCGATAGGGGATGACCTCGCGCTGAATGCGCTGGGTGTCGGCGTTGATCAGCGCCAGCCCGGTATAGAGCGTGACGGTACGGCCGGAGGCCTCGCGCAATTGCTGCGCGGCCTTGTCATGGCTGTGCGGCTTGCCGACGATGTTGCCGTTATAGACCGCCACCTGATCCGATCCGATCACCAGAACGCCGCGCGTTTTTCCAGCGATCTTCTGCGCCTTCTCGATGGCCAGCCGCTCCACCAGTTTGTCCGGCGTCTCGCCGGGATGCGGCGTCTCATCCACCTCGGGCGCCGTCACCTCGAAGGGAATTTTCAGACGCTCCAGCAGCTCGCGGCGATAGGGCGAGGAGGAAGCCAGAATGAGTTTCATAAGATGATTAACCGCCAAGACGCCAAGGACGCCAAGAAGAACAAGATTAAATTCACATCATCTTGGCGCTCTTGGCGTCTTGGCGGTTCAAAATTCTTATTCAATCTCTACCAGCGCTTCGTCGGGGTTGACGCTGTCGCCCTTGGTGACGTTCACCGCCTTGACCGTGCCGGCGACCGGCGCCGGGACTTCGTTTTCCATTTTCATGGCTTCGACCACCAGCACCGGATCGCCGGCCTTTACCTTGACGCCGGCCTTGACCAGGATGTCCACGATGGTGCCGGGCATGGAGCTGGTGACATGGCCTTCCTTCGACGCTTTCGGCCGCTTCGATCCCCGGGAAGCGCGGCGCGTATCCACCATGCCGGCCTCGGTCGGGACGGTCTCGGTGAGCGTTTCGATGAGAATCTGTTCCGGCACGCCGTCGACCGAGACGAAAAACGGGCGCTGTTCCTCGCTCTTGTGTCCGGCGCCGGTGACGCGTATGTGATAGGTCTCGCCGTGCATGGTGACATTGAAGTCGGTCGGCGCGTAGGCGGGCAGGGCCGTGGCCTCGGCGGATTTTGGCGGCTTGAGTTCCTCCGGCTTGAGCGTGCCGGCGGCGCGCTCTTCGAGGAACTTGCGCCCGATCTCAGGGAACATGGCGTAGGTGAGCACGTCTTCCTCGCTCCTGGCGAGTTCGCCGATTTCATCGCGCAGGCGATGCATCTCTGGCTTGAGCTTGTCCGCCGGACGGCAGGTGATGACCTCCTCGTTGCCGATGGCCATGCTGCGCACGGTTTCGTTGATCTTGCCCGGCGCCTTGCCGTAGCGGCCTTGCAGGTAGAGCTTCACCTCGTTGGTGATGCTCTTGTAGCGTTTGCCGGTGAGCACGTTGAGCACCGCCTGGGTGCCGACGATCTGCGACGTCGGCGTGACCAGCGGCGGGAAGCCGAGGTCCTCGCGCACGCGCGGTATTTCCGCCAGCACCTCGTTCATGCGGTTGAGCGCTCCCTGTTCCTTGAGCTGATTCGACAGGTTCGAGATCATGCCGCCCGGCACCTGGCTCACCTGCACGCGCGTGTCGATTTCGGCGTATTCGCTCTCGAACTGGTGGTATTTCTTGCGCACCTCGCGGAAATAGAAGCCGATTTCCTGCAACTGTTCGAGATTGAGACCGGTGTCGTAGGGCGTTTCACGCAGGGCCACCACCATGCTTTCGGTCGGCGAATGGCTGGTGCCCCAGGACAACGACGAGATCGCGGTATCGATATGGCGCGCGCCGTGCTCGACCGCGAGATACATGCAGATGTTGGCCACGCCGACGGTGGTGTGCGAGTGGAAGGCGAGCGGCACTTTCACCGCCTTCGACAGGGCCTGGTACAGTTCCACGGTGCGCGCCGGCGTGATCAGCCCGGCCATGTCCTTGATGGCGATGGTCTGGCACCCCATCTTTTCCATCTCGCGCGCGATTTCCACGAAATGCTCGATGGTGTGCACCGGGCTGGTGGTGTAGCAAATGGCGCCCTGTGCGTGTTTCCCGGCCTTGAGCACGGCCTTGACCGAGACCTCGATATTGCGCATGTCGTTCATGGCGTCGAAGATGCGGAACACGTCCACGCCGCATTCCGCCGACTTCTTCACGAAGGCCTCGACCACGTCGTCGGAGTAGTGGCGGTAACCGAGCAGGTTCTGGCCGCGCAGCAGCATCTGCAGTGGTGTCTTCGGCAGCGCTTGTTTCAGCTTGCGCAGCCGTTCCCACGGGTCTTCCTTGAGGAAGCGCAGGCAGGTGTCGAAGGTGGCGCCGCCCCAGGCCTCGAGCGACCAGTAGCCGACCTTGTCGAGCTTGTCGCAGATCGGCAGCATGTCCTCGGTGCGCATGCGCGTGGCGAGCAGAGACTGGTGCGCGTCGCGCAGCACCAGATCCGTCACCATAACTTTTTTGGATGAAGACGCCATGATTGTTCCTGCCTCTTACAAACCGTGATGCGCCGCGATCGCCGCGCCGATGGCGGCGGCCAGATCGGCGGGCGGACGCCGGATCGAATAGTTTAACAGTTCCGGATGTTTTTCGATGAATCCGGTGTCGAATTTCCCCGCCTGGAATTCCGCGGTGCCGAGGATTTCCAGGTAGAAGGGTTTGGTGGTTTTGACGCCGTGCACGCCCATGTCGAGCAGCGCGCGCCGCGCGCGCGCCAGCGCCTTGTCCCAGGTGAGCGCCCAGACCGTGAGCTTGGCGCACATGGAGTCGTAGTGCGGCGGGAACTCATAGCCGGTGTAGATCGCGGCGTCGGTGCGCACGCCCGGGCCGCCGGGCGCGTAGTAGCGCGTGATGCGGCCGTAGCTCGGCAGGAAGTCGTTCTTCGGATCCTCGGCGTTGATGCGGAACTGGATGGCGTAACCGCGCCGCTGGATCTGGTCCTGCGCGTAGGAAAGCGGTTGCCCCTCGGCGATGCGAATCTGTTCCTGCACGATGTCCACGCCGGTGATCTGTTCCGTGATGGTGTGCTCCACCTGCAGGCGGGTGTTCATCTCCATGAAATAAAAGCGACCTTCCTGATCGAACAGGAATTCGACGGTGCCGGCGTTTTCGTAGTTGACGCAGCGGGCCGCGCGCACACCGAGGTCGCACACCGCGGCACGCTGTTCCTCGGTGAGCTGGGGCGAGGGCGCGATCTCGATCAGTTTCTGGTGGCGCCGCTGGATGGAGCAGTCGCGCTCGAACAGATGAATCATGTTGCCGTGCTTGTCGCCGAGCACCTGCACCTCGATATGGCGCGGGTTGACGATGGCCTTTTCCAGGAACACCTCGGCGCTGCCAAAGGCCTTGGTGGCTTCCGACACCACGCGTTCGTAGGCGCGCTTGAGTTCATCCTCGTCGTTGCAGCGACGGATACCGCGCCCGCCGCCGCCCGAGGTGGCCTTGAGCATCACCGGATAGCCGATTTTTTTGGCCAGCTTCAGGGCCTCGTTGACATCTTTGAGATTGCCCTCGCTGCCCGGCACTACCGGCACGCCGGCGGCGATCATGGCGGCACGCGCCTGGGTCTTGTCACCCATGCGGCGGATGGCGTCCACGGACGGGCCGATATAGATAATCCCGCGCCGATTGCAGACTTCCGTCAGTTGCGGGTTTTCCGAGAGAAAGCCGTAGCCGGGATGCAGGGCGTCACAACCGGTGGCGACCGCCAGGTTCACGATACGATGGGCATTGAGATAGCCGCCCACCGGGTCCGGGCCGACGTTGTAGGCCTCATCGGCTTTTTTGACGTGCAGCGCATGACGGTCGGCATCGGTGTAGATGGCGACGGATTTGATGCCCATTTCGGCGCAGGCGCGCACCACGCGCACCGCGATTTCGCCGCGGTTGGCAACCAGAATCTTTTTAATCAAGCTGAAACTCCGCTGAGCTGACCTGCCGGCGGCCGTCACGGCGCCGTGCCTCGTTTTGTACGGAAAGGGGGCGGACCTGTCAATAACATTTACTGCCCGCCGACACGTCTAAAACCCTATTTTGACACAAGTTTGCCGCGAATATATGATGCGCGGCCTGTATCCGGCCGCCTGCCCGTCAAAGTCCCCGCTTTTGGGGGATTACTCGAAGCGGACAAGCCGCGGTTTCGTGAGGGTATCATGACGCCATCCTGGAAAGAGTCGCACGGTCATCTGCCGGTTACCATCGACCCGATCCAGCTGGCGGAGCGTGGTGCGCGTCTGACCGGCACGCTCCCGCTCAAGAGCATGCCGCGCCTGGCGCAAGGCAGCCTCGAAGGTTCGGGCGATGTGAACGTCGATCTGGCTTTCGAGCGCGAAGAGGGCCAGCAGGTGTTCGTCATGCACGGCACGCTGCGCGTGCCGCTGCGGGTTACCTGCCAGCGCTGCCTGGAAACGATGGAACTGAATCTCGAGGCCGCGCCGTGGCTGATCCTGACGAAATCGGGCGCGCGTCTGGAACCACAGGAAGGCGACGCCGACCTTCTGGTGGCGGACAAGCCGCTGTCGCTGAGCGGCCTGGTGGAGGACGAATTGCTGCTGGCGCTGCCGATGGTGCCGATGCACGCGCCGGACCAGTGCACGGTCAAAGTCCGTGCCGCGAATGTCGTCCGCGGCGCGGCCCCGGACCGGACCGAACGCGGGCGCAAAAACCCGTTTGCGGTTCTGGACCGGTTGAAGAAGACGAAATAGTACCGATTATTTTTCATTGACGAGGATTTACCATGGCCGTACAGAAAAGCCGAGTATCACCTTCCCGCCGCGGCATGCGCCGTTCGCACGACGCGCTAAAGAAGTCGGCGCTTTCGGTCGACAAGACCAGCGGCGAGACGCATCGCCGGCATCACGTCACCGCCGACGGTTATTACCGCGGCCGCAAGGTGCTGGACACCAAGCCGGAATAGCGCCGACTTGATCCGAAAGCGCTCAGGGATTTGAGAACGTGATCACGATTGCCCTCGACGCCATGGGGGGTGATCACGGTGTCTCCGTCACCGTGCCCGCGGCTCTCGCCACGCTGAGACATCAAACGGCGTTGAAGCTCATCCTCGTCGGCCAGCGCGAAGCCATCGAGACCGAACTCGCGCGCCATCACGCCACCGGCGGCGACCATATCGCCATCCATCATGCCTCCGAAGTCGTCAGCATGGACGAGCCGCCCGCCCAGGCCCTGCGCAGCAAGAAAGATTCCTCCATGCGCGTGGCCATCAACCTGGTGAAGGAAGGCGCAGCCCAGGCCACTGTTTCCGCCGGCAACACCGGCGCGCTCATGGCCACCGCGCGTTTCGTGCTCAAGACCCTGCCCGGCATCGATCGCCCGGCGATCATCACCACGCTGCCGACCATGCACGATCATGTGCACGTGCTCGACCTGGGCGCCAACGTGGACTGCACCCCGGAGCAGCTGTTGCAGTTCGCCATGATGGGTTCGATCCTGGTCGCCGCCGTGGAGGGCAAGTCCCGCCCGCGCGTGGGCCTGCTCAACGTTGGCGAGGAAGACATCAAGGGCAACGATACCGTCAAGAAGGCGCATGAACTGCTGCGCGCCAGCCCGCTCAACTATGCCGGTTTCGTCGAGGGTGACGAGATATACACCGGGGACATGGACGTGATCGTGTGCGACGGTTTTGTCGGCAACATCATGCTCAAGACCAGCGAGGGCCTGGCGCGCATGATCACCCATTTCATCAAACAGGAATTCAAGCGCAACCTGCTCACGAAGCTTTCGGCGCTGGTCGCGCTGCCGGTGTTGCAGGCGTTCCGCAAGCGCGTCGATCCGCGCCGCTACAACGGGGCCACGCTGATCGGGCTCACCGGCACGGTCATCAAGAGCCATGGCGGCGCCGATGCGCTGGCCTATGAACATGCGATTCTGGAGGCCGTGGCGGAAGTGAAGAATAACGTGCCGGCGCGCATCGGGCAGGAGCTGGCAGCCATGGCGGCCAGGGGGGCCGTGGCATGAGCCGCACCGTTTACTCCCGCATCGTCGGCACCGGCAGCTACCTGCCGGAAAAAATACTCACCAATAAAGATCTCGAGAAGATGGTGGACACCACGGATCAGTGGATCGTGGAACGCACCGGCATTCGCGAGCGCCACATCGCCGCCGATAACCAGACCACCTGCGACCTGGCAGAGCATGCGGCGCGTCGCGCTCTGGACGCCGCGGGCCTCAAGCCGGAGGACATCGACTTGATCGTGGTCGGCACCACCACGCCGGACCGCGTGTTTCCGAGCACCGCCTGCCTGCTGCAGGACCGGCTCGGCATACACGGCTGTCCGGCCTTCGACGTGCAGGCGGTGTGCACCGGTTTCGTGTATGCGCTCGCCATCGCCGACAAGTTCATCCGCACCGGCGCCGCCAAATGCGCGCTCGTGGTCGGCGCCGAGACGCTGTCGCGCATCATCGACTGGACCGATCGCGGCACCTGCGTGCTGTTCGGCGACGGTGCCGGCGCGGTCGTGATCAGGGCCTCGGAAGAACCCGGCATCATCTCCACGCACCTGCACGCCGACGGCCAGTACAAGGACCTGCTCACCGTGCCCGCGGGGATCTCGCAGGGCTACGACAAGGTGCGCAACAGCGAGGCGCACCTCAACATGGAGGGCGGCGAGGTGTTCAAGGTCGCGGTGAACACGCTCGGGCGCATCGTCGACGAGACGCTGGAGGCCAACAAGCTTCAGAAATCGGACGTCAAATGGCTGGTGCCGCACCAGGCCAACATCCGCATCATCGCCGCCACCGCGAAGAAGCTCGGCATGTCCATGGATCACGTGGTGCTCACCGTCGAGCGCCACGGCAACACCTCGGCGGCCTCGATCCCGCTCGCCTTCGACGAGGCGGTGCGCGACGGACGCATCAAGCGGGGCGAGATGATCATGATGGAGGCCTTCGGCGGCGGTTTTACCTGGGGTTCGGTATTGCTGAAGTATTGATATGAGTTTTTGACGCAAAGACGCTAAGACGCAAAGAGAAAATTCAGAATCGTTTGGTTTTCGGCGCGAAGCGCCGCTTTGCTTTCTTTGCGTCTTCGCGGCTTTGCGTCAAACAATCTTATAACTTTTTAAACATATGACATTGGCATTCGTTTTTCCTGGACAGGGTTCGCAGTCGGTCGGCATGCTGAACGCGCTGGCGGCCGAGTTTCCGGTCGTGAAAGAAACTTTCGCCGAGGCCTCGCAGACCCTGGGCAAGGACCTGTGGCAGCTGGTGGAACAGGGGCCGGAGGAAAAACTGAACCAGACCGAGATCACGCAGCCGGTCATGCTGGCGGCGGGCGTGGCGACCTGGCGCGCGTGGCTGGCCGCGAGCGGACCGTGCCCGCAATACATGGCCGGCCACAGCCTGGGCGAATACTCCGCGCTGGTGTGCAGCGAGGCGCTCGATTTTGCCGAGGCCATGAAGCTGGTCGCGGACCGCGGACGCTTCATGCAGCAGGCGGTGCCGGTCGGGCAGGGCGCCATGGCGGCGATCCTGGGCATGGAAGACGACGCCGTGCGAAAACTTTGTGAACAGGCGGCGCAGGGCGAGGTGCTCGAGGCCGTGA
The DNA window shown above is from Sulfuricaulis limicola and carries:
- a CDS encoding Rne/Rng family ribonuclease; translated protein: MKRILFNATHPEELRLAVVDGQKLLDLDIESSTYQQKKGNIYKGKVTRVEPSLEAAFVDYGSERQGFLPLKEISRIYFQGFNERTPMSQVRIKDVIREGQELLVQVDKEERGTKGAALTTFVSLAGRYLVLMPNNPKGGGISRRIEGEERAELREAMSQLKLPDDYSVIARTAGIGRSAEELQWDLDYLINLWDAIYKASQERAAAFLIYQESNLVVRATRDYLKTDIGEVLVDNPEIHERMIKFMQQVAPQFIDKLKLYKDETPMFSRYQIEHQIESAFSREVRLESGGAIVFDKTEALVTIDVNSARATKGADIEETAFNTNLEAAEEIARQLRLRDLGGLIVIDFIDMTPERNRREVENRMFESLKVDRARTQVGRISRFGLLEMSRQRLRPSLGESSSLICPRCRGTGHIRSVQSSALSILRMIQEEAMKENTAAVHVHLPIDTATFLLNEKRMEMSAIESRIGTPIMIIPMSDMETPHYHIRRLRIDEYEAEADVPSYEIDLVEDEEDEDRRPTQPTPVSAEAEKPVIGPLTHSAAPPERPKPAAANGGGLIKKIITGLFGKKAEEEKKPVAAESRPMRQHQPGRGHGGGRPPHRPPHGQRHERHAHGDRRPGGQGQGQDQNRQRPPQPPQAAGAPGGDANQAQRERPEGGSGRRRRRGRRRGGRGQEGRAPQERQDFNARNGAPEANGSPDRPAPAPRPPREETSYVPPAAATGGVTETFTETPPVASSWDKPSEQNNDGWHTPSSPTSGHDETHHAPDSSESAPKPELVQVETRFDDDNKGNK
- the rluC gene encoding 23S rRNA pseudouridine(955/2504/2580) synthase RluC, producing the protein MKPAVDPATPAVRYVEIDESRAGQRLDNFLIATLKGVPKSHIYRILRKGEVRVNKGRARPDYRLEAGDVVRIPPLRQSPPKLDSAEAAEGFAWLLPRILYEDDDLMVVNKPAGLAVHAGSGVAVGLIEALRGLRPEAPFLDLAHRLDRDTSGCLLLAKTRPALLALHRLLREGDMEKRYLALVAGTWRGGQREVDVALEKNRPRSGERMVEVSETGKQATSLFVPHQRYGSATLMEIRLLTGRTHQARVHAAHLGHPIAGDDKYGDREFNRRLHKLGLRRLFLHAARLRFAHPVSGDKMDLEAPLPDELSGVLAKL
- a CDS encoding HAD-IIIA family hydrolase; protein product: MKPRHELIIFDWDGTLMDSIAKIVRCFTAAVDDVGLPQPGEDATRHIIGLGLAEAVATLLPQADEVARTQVVERYREHFLHIDQTHMPLFPGVREGLESLAAQGYLLAVATGKARRGLERVLRDTGTTHLFVATRCADEAFSKPHPRMLEDILDQTGFNAGQALMVGDTTYDMQMARHAGMDGLAVTYGVHGRELLAEHGPLACLDSFSEVYAWLQQASRPSSAAAANS
- a CDS encoding Rieske (2Fe-2S) protein, which codes for MAATGKPSIICRSRELVDRGRGIRFTVRRRGETTPAFVVRFDGAAHAYVNRCAHRSLELDWIEGDFFDAFGEHLLCATHGARYAPASGACVGGPCGGAGLVKLAVREENGDVLLEPGDDIHLIDPEAVT
- a CDS encoding S49 family peptidase, which translates into the protein MTDDTDSTVPPGAAGRSPRWERDLLERLAFAAVTEQRRARRWGIFFKLFFAAYLVLILVLAQSDSWSGKSLATSHTALIDIEGVISADSLANADNVISGLRAAYENKSTQGIVIRANSPGGSPVQAGYINDEIKRLRAKYPKIPLYAVIGDMCASGCYYVVAAADKIYADKASIVGSIGVLMNGFGFVDTMKKVGVERRLMTAGEHKGFLDPFGPVKPAEAKLAQQMLDEIHRQFIETVRQGRGKALKETKDMFSGLFWTGEEAIKLGLVDSLGGASYVAREVIGAEDIVDYTYRENVFDRFARRLGTAMAQTIGTDLLSRTPSLR
- a CDS encoding Maf family protein; the protein is MKLILASSSPYRRELLERLKIPFEVTAPEVDETPHPGETPDKLVERLAIEKAQKIAGKTRGVLVIGSDQVAVYNGNIVGKPHSHDKAAQQLREASGRTVTLYTGLALINADTQRIQREVIPYRVTFRALTDAQIEAYLHKEQPYSCSGSVKSEGLGIALLEKFEGDDPNTLIGLPLIRLVRMLENEGIKII
- the oadA gene encoding sodium-extruding oxaloacetate decarboxylase subunit alpha, which encodes MASSSKKVMVTDLVLRDAHQSLLATRMRTEDMLPICDKLDKVGYWSLEAWGGATFDTCLRFLKEDPWERLRKLKQALPKTPLQMLLRGQNLLGYRHYSDDVVEAFVKKSAECGVDVFRIFDAMNDMRNIEVSVKAVLKAGKHAQGAICYTTSPVHTIEHFVEIAREMEKMGCQTIAIKDMAGLITPARTVELYQALSKAVKVPLAFHSHTTVGVANICMYLAVEHGARHIDTAISSLSWGTSHSPTESMVVALRETPYDTGLNLEQLQEIGFYFREVRKKYHQFESEYAEIDTRVQVSQVPGGMISNLSNQLKEQGALNRMNEVLAEIPRVREDLGFPPLVTPTSQIVGTQAVLNVLTGKRYKSITNEVKLYLQGRYGKAPGKINETVRSMAIGNEEVITCRPADKLKPEMHRLRDEIGELARSEEDVLTYAMFPEIGRKFLEERAAGTLKPEELKPPKSAEATALPAYAPTDFNVTMHGETYHIRVTGAGHKSEEQRPFFVSVDGVPEQILIETLTETVPTEAGMVDTRRASRGSKRPKASKEGHVTSSMPGTIVDILVKAGVKVKAGDPVLVVEAMKMENEVPAPVAGTVKAVNVTKGDSVNPDEALVEIE
- a CDS encoding acetyl-CoA carboxylase biotin carboxylase subunit produces the protein MIKKILVANRGEIAVRVVRACAEMGIKSVAIYTDADRHALHVKKADEAYNVGPDPVGGYLNAHRIVNLAVATGCDALHPGYGFLSENPQLTEVCNRRGIIYIGPSVDAIRRMGDKTQARAAMIAAGVPVVPGSEGNLKDVNEALKLAKKIGYPVMLKATSGGGGRGIRRCNDEDELKRAYERVVSEATKAFGSAEVFLEKAIVNPRHIEVQVLGDKHGNMIHLFERDCSIQRRHQKLIEIAPSPQLTEEQRAAVCDLGVRAARCVNYENAGTVEFLFDQEGRFYFMEMNTRLQVEHTITEQITGVDIVQEQIRIAEGQPLSYAQDQIQRRGYAIQFRINAEDPKNDFLPSYGRITRYYAPGGPGVRTDAAIYTGYEFPPHYDSMCAKLTVWALTWDKALARARRALLDMGVHGVKTTKPFYLEILGTAEFQAGKFDTGFIEKHPELLNYSIRRPPADLAAAIGAAIAAHHGL